One genomic segment of Streptomyces sp. TLI_146 includes these proteins:
- a CDS encoding helix-turn-helix domain-containing protein, whose translation MPQDSSQGPRASRVHRVVVIVDENSNPFELGCVTEVFGLRRPELGRDLYDFTLCAPEPHTLMRDGFFTLTGVAGLAAADTADTLIVPNRPDTEVPRRPALLDAVRRAHARGARLVGMCSGAFTLAEAGVLDGRRATAHWQWADSFRARFPEVELRSDVLFVDDGDILTSAGSAAALDLGLHLVRRDHGAEVANSVSRRLVFAAHRDGGQRQFVERPVPDAPDESLAPVLAWAQERLGEPLTVADIATRAAVSPATLHRRFRVQLGTTPLAWLTGERVTLARRLIERGEQRLDAVARLSGLGTAANLRARLRRETGLSPSAYRRRFGPEPTLAPR comes from the coding sequence ATGCCGCAAGATTCCTCGCAGGGGCCCCGCGCCTCTCGCGTCCACCGGGTCGTCGTGATCGTCGACGAGAACTCCAACCCCTTCGAGCTGGGCTGTGTCACCGAGGTGTTCGGGCTGCGCAGGCCCGAACTCGGCCGTGACCTCTACGACTTCACGCTGTGCGCCCCCGAGCCGCACACCCTGATGCGGGACGGTTTCTTCACGCTCACGGGTGTGGCCGGGCTGGCAGCGGCCGACACCGCGGACACCCTGATCGTGCCCAACCGGCCGGACACCGAGGTGCCCCGGCGCCCCGCGCTCCTCGACGCCGTCCGCCGGGCCCACGCGCGCGGCGCACGGCTGGTGGGGATGTGCAGCGGTGCCTTCACCCTGGCCGAGGCCGGGGTGCTCGACGGGCGCCGGGCCACCGCGCACTGGCAGTGGGCCGACTCGTTCCGGGCCCGCTTCCCCGAGGTGGAGCTGCGGTCGGACGTGCTGTTCGTGGACGACGGCGACATCCTGACCTCCGCCGGGAGCGCCGCCGCCCTCGATCTGGGGCTGCACCTGGTCCGCCGCGACCACGGTGCCGAGGTGGCCAACTCGGTGAGCCGACGGCTGGTCTTCGCCGCCCACCGGGACGGCGGGCAGCGGCAGTTCGTGGAGCGGCCCGTGCCCGACGCCCCGGACGAGTCGCTGGCGCCGGTGCTCGCCTGGGCCCAGGAGCGGCTCGGCGAGCCCCTCACCGTGGCCGACATCGCCACCCGCGCGGCCGTCAGCCCCGCCACCCTGCACCGCCGCTTCCGCGTCCAGCTCGGCACGACCCCCCTGGCCTGGCTCACCGGCGAACGGGTCACCCTCGCCCGCCGGCTCATCGAACGCGGCGAACAGCGGCTCGACGCGGTGGCCCGGCTCAGCGGCCTGGGCACCGCCGCCAACCTGCGCGCCCGGCTGCGCCGCGAGACGGGCCTGAGCCCCTCCGCGTACCGGCGCCGCTTCGGCCCGGAACCGACACTCGCGCCGCGCTGA